From the genome of Gemmatimonadota bacterium:
GTTCAGATAGCGCACCACGACCACGGCGTCTTCATCGCCATCGCGGAGGAGGGGAACGGTTGCACGCTCGGCCCGGCGGCAAACGGTGCGGCAGACATGCAGTTCCGCGGCGCCCGGGCTCCCCCCGGGGAGGATGAAGGCGCGAAGGGGTGCGAGCCGGGCCTCGGCCTCGTCCATCCATTCTTCCATCTCGGGGATGCGCGATTCGGGGAGGAGGGGAAGCTCGGGCCGGTGGCGGCCCTCCCGTGCAGGCGGAGCTGCAAGATGCGCCCCAAGCGAAAAGAGATCGT
Proteins encoded in this window:
- a CDS encoding cob(I)yrinic acid a,c-diamide adenosyltransferase yields the protein MKIYTRTGDAGETALFGGGRVAKDHPRVEAYGAVDELNAFLGRALGSVRVASSRDRLAAVQHDLFSLGAHLAAPPAREGRHRPELPLLPESRIPEMEEWMDEAEARLAPLRAFILPGGSPGAAELHVCRTVCRRAERATVPLLRDGDEDAVVVVRYLNRLSDLLFVLARLESAEAGAAEVEWKKEEG